One Primulina tabacum isolate GXHZ01 chromosome 10, ASM2559414v2, whole genome shotgun sequence DNA segment encodes these proteins:
- the LOC142506043 gene encoding vacuolar protein sorting-associated protein 32 homolog 2-like, producing the protein MFSRILGKPKQETNALASLDKLHETLDMLEKKESVLQKKASAEVEKARNYTKAKNKRAAIQCLKRKKLYEEQMGQLANFQLRIHDQMILLEGAKATTDTVDALRSGASAMKVMHKATNIDDVDKTMDQINEQTENMKLIQEALATPVGAAADFDEDELEAELEELESSELEEQLLQPATTASAAPMHVPSGRVPSRPVPQRRTEEEDELAALQAEMAL; encoded by the exons ATGTTCTCCCGGATTTTGGGCAAGCCTAAGCAAGAGACTAATGCTCTGGCCTCTCTCGATAAGTTGCACGAG ACTCTCGACATGCTTGAGAAGAAGGAAAGCGTGCTTCAAAAGAAGGCTTCTGCAGAAGTTGAGAAGGCCAGAAACTATACAAAAGCTAAGAACAAGAGAG CGGCTATACAGTGTTTGAAGAGGAAGAAACTCTATGAAGAACAGATGGGGCAACTTGCAAATTTCCAGCTACGAATCCACGACCAG ATGATACTGTTAGAAGGTGCGAAAGCTACTACCGATACTGTAGATGCCTTGAGAAGTGGAGCGTCTGCAATGAAAGTAATGCATAAAGCAAC GAATATTGACGATGTGGACAAAACAATGGACCAGATAAACGAGCAGACGGAGAACATGAAGCTAATACAGGAAGCCCTGGCCACACCTGTTGGTGCAGCAGCTGATTTTGATGAG GATGAACTGGAGGCAGAACTAGAAGAATTAGAAAGTTCTGAGTTGGAGGAACAGCTTCTTCAACCTGCAACCACTGCCTCCGCTGCTCCAATGCACGTCCCATCAGGCAGAGTACCTTCTCGCCCAGTCCCTCAGAGACGGACAGAGGAGGAAGACGAACTTGCTGCTTTGCAAGCAGAAATGGCACTATAA
- the LOC142505321 gene encoding small ribosomal subunit protein eS30z/eS30y/eS30x, giving the protein MGKVHGSLARAGKVRGQTPKVAKQDKKKKPRGRAHKRMQYNRRFVTAVVGFGKKRGPNSSEK; this is encoded by the exons ATGG GTAAGGTACACGGATCACTGGCGCGTGCGGGAAAGGTGAGAGGACAGACGCCGAAGGTGGCGAAGCAGGACAAGAAGAAGAAGCCCCGTGGCCGTGCTCACAAGCGCATGCAATACAACCGCCGCTTCGTCACTGCCG TTGTTGGCTTTGGAAAGAAGAGAGGTCCAAACTCATCAGAGAAGTAA
- the LOC142505244 gene encoding asparagine--tRNA ligase, cytoplasmic 1: MSDASVPPPLDKLTIKDDGVREAEFSQRVLIRSILSRPDMGAGLAGQSVRIGGWVKTGREQGKGAFAFLEVNDGSCPGNLQVIVEADVYKLSDVVSTGTCIHVEGELHLPPEGVKQKIELKVKKVIDVGTVDAGKYPLPKTKLTLEFLRDVMHLRPRTNTISAVARIRNALAYATHTFFQNHGFLYVHTPIITTSDCEGAGEMFQVTTIICEAEKLEKELKENPPPSETDVKAAELDVKEKGEVITQLKSAKASKEKINAAVADLTKSKEHLSKLNERLKLAERCRVSGGLPKKDGKIDYSEDFFARQAFLTVSGQLQVETYACALSSVYTFGPTFRAENSHTSRHLAEFWMVEPEIAFANIEDDMNCAEAYVRFLCQWLLDNCYDDMEFMTKFIDKTAIQRLEMVAKSKFHRITYTEAVAILEEAAKVRKFENKVEWGIDLASEHERYLTEEKFKAPVIVYNYPKAIKAFYMKVNEDNKTVAAMDVLVPKVGELVGGSQREENYEVLRDRILELDLPLEPYEWYLDLRRYGTVKHSGFGLGFERMILFATGMENIRDVIPFPRYPGRADL; encoded by the exons ATGTCAGACGCGTCTGTGCCTCCGCCTTTGGATAAGCTCACCATCAAAGATGACGGCGTGCGGGAGGCTGAATTCTCTCAACGTGTGTTGATCCGTTCAATCTTGAGTAGGCCCGATATGGGTGCGGGACTGGCGGGGCAGAGTGTCCGGATCGGGGGATGGGTGAAAACGGGTCGGGAGCAGGGGAAGGGCGCCTTCGCCTTCTTGGAGGTGAATGATGGGTCTTGCCCTGGAAATTTGCAGGTGATTGTGGAAGCCGACGTTTACAAGCTAAGCGACGTCGTTTCCACGGGAACCTGTATTCACGTGGAAGGCGAGCTCCATCTTCCGCCCGAAGGTGTGAAGCAGAAGATCGAGCTTAAGGTGAAGAAGGTTATCGATGTGGGTACCGTAGATGCGGGGAAGTATCCGTTGCCAAAGACTAAATTGACGCTCGAATTTCTCAGGGATGTTATGCACCTTCGCCCCAGGACTAACACT ATTTCCGCTGTTGCCAGAATTCGCAATGCTCTGGCATATGCTACCCACACATTCTTTCAGAATCATGGTTTCCTTTATGTTCATACTCCTATCATTACAACCAGCGATTGTGAGGGTGCTGGGGAGATGTTTCAAGTTACAACAATAATCTGTGAAGCAGAAAAATTAGAGAAAGAGCTGAAAGAGAACCCTCCCCCTTCAGAAACTGATGTGAAAGCTGCTGAACTTGATGTCAAGGAGAAAGGAGAAGTCATTACCCAGCTAAAATCTGCTAAAGCAAGCAAGGAGAAAATTAATGCTGCAGTCGCTGATCTGACAAAGTCAAAAGAGCATCTCTCAAAGCTGAATGAAAGGTTAAAGCTTGCTGAGAGGTGTAGAGTTAGTGGTGGCCTTCCAAAGAAGGatgggaaaattgattattcaGAGGATTTTTTTGCCCGGCAAGCATTCTTGACTGTATCTGGACAACTGCAGGTTGAAACATATGCATGTGCCCTCAGTAGCGTGTATACTTTTGGGCCTACATTCAGAGCAGAAAACTCTCACACATCGAGACATCTCGCTGAATTTTGGATGGTGGAACCTGAAATAGCATTTGCAAATATAGAG GACGATATGAACTGTGCAGAGGCATATGTAAGATTTCTTTGTCAGTGGTTGCTTGACAACTGCTATGATGATATGGAATTCATGACCAAGTTTATTGACAAAACTGCCATCCAACGGCTTGAAATGGTTGCGAAATCCAAGTTCCATAGAATAACTTACACAGAAGCAGTTGCCATTCTTGAGGAAGCTGCTAAAGTTAGGAAATTCGAGAATAAAGTAGAATGGGGTATTGATTTGGCATCTGAACATGAAAG ATACTTAACAGAAGAGAAATTCAAAGCACCTGTTATTGTCTATAACTACCCCAAAGCTATTAAAGCTTTCTATATGAAggtcaatgaagacaataaaaCTGTTGCTGCAATGGATGTGCTAGTACCCAAG GTGGGAGAACTTGTTGGTGGAAGCCAAAGAGAAGAGAATTATGAAGTTCTCCGAGATAG GATATTGGAATTGGATCTGCCATTAGAGCCATATGAATGGTATCTTGATCTGCGGCGCTATGGTACAGTGAAGCACAGTGGGTTTGGCCTAGGTTTTGAAAGAATGATTCTTTTTGCTACTGGTATGGAAAACATTAGAGATGTCATTCCATTCCCAAGATACCCTGGGAGAGCTGATCTTTGA
- the LOC142505599 gene encoding large ribosomal subunit protein eL31 has protein sequence MVEKTKGRKDEVVTREYTINLHRRLHGCTFKKKAPKAIKEIRKFAQKAMGTTDVRVDVKLNKQIWSRGIRSVPRRVRVRIARKRNDDEDAKEELYSLVTVAEIPAEGLKGLGTKVVEEEE, from the exons ATGGTTGAGAAAACGAAGGGAAGGAAGGATGAAGTGGTGACGCGGGAGTATACCATTAACCTGCACAGGAGGCTACATGGCTG CACCTTTAAGAAGAAGGCTCCCAAGGCCATCAAAGAGATCAGAAAATTCGCGCAGAAAGCAATGGGTACCACAGATGTGAGAGTGGACGTGAAGCTTAACAAGCAAATTTGGAGTAGGGGTATTCGAAGTGTCCCAAGGAGGGTCAGAGTTCGAATTGCTCGCAAGAGAAATGATGATGAGGATGCCAAGGAAGAGCTGTACTCCCTCGTTACTGTTGCAGAAATCCCTGCTGAAGGATTGAAGGGCTTGGGTACCAAGGTTGTTGAAGAGGAAGAATAG
- the LOC142505562 gene encoding histone acetyltransferase type B catalytic subunit: MGTKHHSSSDPISDQKKRRRVGFSKADAGVEANECIKIYLVSNKEEVDSPDSFQIEPVDLNHFFETDGRIYGYQGLKISVWISSVSFHSYADISFDSSSDGGKGITDLKSSLQNIFAENLIEKKDDFLKTFSTEYNYVKNIVSSAEVLQNNASNSCKGNSKCHPKEEHGNVDVYRVGGTAVGPLYCRLVSLILLLVDGSNPIDVTDPSWQIYVLVGKGQQDSCNTLLGFAAVYRFHRYPDGMRLRLGQVLIVPPYQRKGYGRTLLKVLNNVAISENAYDLTVEEPVDSLQHVRTCIDVQRLLDFEPIHNSLDPLVSLLKHKNLSKNSQPIRCGPSQSIIESVRESLKINKRQFLQCWEILIYLSLNPIEKYMENYMTIVSNRVKADVIGKEPEGSGKRLIDIPTEFDQEMSFAMFKSEGGDGTMIEKDENQGNLDEQIKQLVDIRMQEIKLVADKVSS, translated from the exons ATGGGAACGAAGCACCACTCTTCCTCCGATCCAATTTCCGACCAAAAGAAGCGGCGTCGCGTCGGTTTCTCCAAAGCTG ATGCTGGAGTTGAAGCCAACGAGTGCATCAAGATTTATTTGG TGTCGAACAAGGAGGAAGTAGATTCCCCAGACAGTTTCCAAATCGAGCCAGTTGACTTAAACCATTTCTTTGAGACAGATGGTAGAATATATGGTTACCAGGGTCTGAAG ATCAGTGTTTGGATTAGCAGTGTATCCTTTCATTCATATGCAGATATTTCTTTTGACAGCTCGTCAGAT GGAGGCAAGGGAATAACAGATTTAAAGTCGTCTCTTCAG AATATATTTGCTGAGAACCTCATTGAGAAGAAAGATGACTTCCTTAAAACATTTTCAACGGAATACAATTATGTAAA AAATATTGTCTCAAGTGCAGAAGTATTGCAAAACAATGCTTCTAATAGCTGCAAAGGTAACTCCAAGTGTCATCCGAAAGAAGAGCATGGTAATGTTGAT GTTTACCGGGTTGGTGGTACTGCAGTGGGGCCTCTTTATTGCCGATTAGTGTCGCTCATTCTTCTTCTTGTTGATG GTAGTAATCCTATTGATGTCACTGATCCAAGCTGGCAAATATATGTACTAGTTGGAAAGGGTCAACAAGATAGTTGCAACACGTTGCTCGGCTTTGCAGCTGTTTATCGTTTTCACCGATACCCTGATGGCATGAGGCTACGTCTTGGTCAG GTATTAATCGTACCTCCCTACCAACGAAAGGGTTATGGTCGTACTCTTCTCAAAGTGCTCAACAATGTTGCAATATCAGAAAATGCTTATGACCTAACTGTTGAAGAACCAGTGGATTCCCTTCAACACGTGAGAACCTGCATCGATGTGCAGCGCCTGCTTGATTTTGAGCCAATCCATAATTCACTTGATCCGCTTGTTTCATTGTTGAAGCACAAAAACTTGTCAAAAAACAGCCAGCCAATTCGATGTGGACCTTCACAGAGTATCATTGAATCTGTCAGAGAAAGTTTGAAAATTAACAAACGACAGTTTCTTCAGTGCTGGGAGATTCTCATCTACCTTAGCTTAAATCCCATAGAGAAGTACATGGAGAACTACATGACCATCGTTTCTAATCGTGTGAAAGCTGATGTGATTGGGAAAGAACCCGAAGGCTCAGGTAAGCGGTTAATTGATATCCCAACCGAGTTTGATCAGGAAATGTCCTTTGCTATGTTTAAATCGGAAGGTGGCGACGGGACGATGATCGAGAAGGATGAGAATCAGGGAAATTTAGATGAGCAAATAAAGCAACTAGTGGATATTAGGATGCAAGAGATCAAATTAGTTGCAGATAAAGTGTCCTCTTGA